The Planctomycetota bacterium sequence ATGGTGGCCGCTGACCAGGCCCACGTCCAGGTGCTCCGCCAGCGTCCGCGCCAGCCGGCCGGCGTCGGTTTCCGATCGGCTGTAGGGGGCCGAGACGACCACCCCCGCCAGGCGCGCGTTGGCTCCGGGTTCGAAGGCGATGAAGGGTTCCGGGTCCCGCCGGACGGCCGCCTCGAGCGTCCGGCGCCAGGCGGCTTCGGCTTCCACGTCCGCCCGCACCGGCGCCGAGGGGCGCTCGCCCGCCCGCACGGACGACCGCCGTCCCGCTTCGACGAGCGCCTCGCCCTTTTCCCCGCGCAGCCGCACCGCTCCCTCGAGAACGGACAGCGTCATCCGGCGCGCGTCGAGGGAGACGAGGAACGCCGTCCCCGTGACGCGCGCCTCGCCGTGGGACGTGGCCACGACCACGGATCCCGGCCGCGGGCGCACCTTCAGGAAGACCGAGCCCCGAAGGAGCGTGAGCCGCCATTCCCCGTCCGGACGCTCCTCCACGCGCGCGGCGGAGGAGCGGTCCAGCGCGATCTCGATCTCGTCGCCCGCCCGCAGGAGCGCCGGGCGCCGGTGACCCGTCCGCACCTCGTCTTCGGGGTCCAGCCGGGCTTCGCGTTCCAGCGGTTCCGTGGCGTTCCCGCGGGCGTGCACGGCGCTGCCGGTCGCCAGGGCCAGCACCACGGGCCGCCGAACCGGCGG is a genomic window containing:
- a CDS encoding FecR domain-containing protein yields the protein MPPPVRRPVVLALATGSAVHARGNATEPLEREARLDPEDEVRTGHRRPALLRAGDEIEIALDRSSAARVEERPDGEWRLTLLRGSVFLKVRPRPGSVVVATSHGEARVTGTAFLVSLDARRMTLSVLEGAVRLRGEKGEALVEAGRRSSVRAGERPSAPVRADVEAEAAWRRTLEAAVRRDPEPFIAFEPGANARLAGVVVSAPYSRSETDAGRLARTLAEHLDVGLVSGHHHRDRARRVWFNVDRGTEGEFAPDGTLGPARSTERARKVTVEYLSMLRAAAGVSPGRPVSLVVAIREHSETTPAGEELEVCEVAWTGWTPATIRRLKALYAQLLEKHRPAYRVDMKFEDLDATYEHRGQKRAFRFTESDAEADGYMARRNAQAAIAFFFNPSFGRRPEDFDAYARILGEMIEFLYAQR